The Tolypothrix sp. PCC 7712 region ATGTCTCCCAGCTTTTGGCTGGCGCGATCGGTTACTTGCCCTCGTTCATCGATACAACGGTGAATTTCTTGTTCAAGTTCAGGATAAGTCCGTAAATCGGCAACCAGCTCTGTCAATATGGGTAAATCTTCCTGGTTATCAATGATTCGGCGTAAGTTCCTGCTGCCAGAGAGAGTAGTTGCGATCGCTAACAATTCATCTCCGCCCAAAATCCCTTGGAGTTCTGCCCGTTCCAGGGAATCACCAATATCTTGAATCCCCTCAAAGGATAAACTGGGGGATATACGACTCTCCAGTTGGTAAACTTCTTTCGTTTGTGCCAACAACTGCGTACTTTCCGCCTGAGAATCGGGAATTTTCAGATGACGTGCTGCGATCGCCCCTAACTTAGTTGCCGCAAATGTCGCAAGATGCTGGCAGAGGCGATTCCATTCTAGTAGTTCTAAGGTTTCAGACTGGATCAAGGCTTCAATATCTAATCTGAAATTATCGTAACAATTCTCGCCCCTAAAGAGCCAATACTGTTTTCCGATCCTCATGAAGTCAGCAGGCGGATACGCAAAAGTATGAGTATCAGAGAAACCATTGCCAGGAGAAAGAGAGTGGATGAGGCTATTAAATGTTGTTATTGGGCTTATTTGAGTGATTTTTAGCTTTAATAATCCTCTTTATTTTCTCTTATCACTTCTGAGACTTTCAGTTAGCGAATTACTCTGTCGCTACTAAGCTGTTAATAACTTAGTAGCAGTTAATCGAAATCATGTATTAGTAAAAACAAAATGCGGAACGGCAACAATTTTTTCTGACCACACCATCAGTAATTACGACCTATATACTAGAATTATTACCAGCCTTGATAAAAATCAGGGACTAAAAAAATACAAATTTCAGATGCGTAATAACTATCACATGAATTGTCATTTTCTGAGAAACTATAACAACACTAACTTGGCACAAACAAGCGAATAGGAAACAGGGAACAGAGAAAATAATTTGGCTTGTTAGTTGCACTCATCACGGGTAGCAGGTTAGCTGTGAGTTTGCTCCTAAGTATGACAACACAGAAACTGATAACCAGGTTTTTCCTCACCTTGTAATTGTTTGGATCTTGACATTTACTTGGAAAAAAATCGCACCAACTTTGCCCACAATTTGATACCCTAGCTTAAACAGATTTGAGAAAAGTTAAAGCGTGGACATTCAACTTGGGCGGGGAAAAACAGCTCGGAGAGCTTACGGAATTGATGAAATTGCTTTAGTTCCTGGCAGAGGAACACTAGATCCGAGCTTGGCAGATACTAAGTGGCGTATTGGTAATATTGAGCGAGAAATCCCCATTATTGCCAGTGCTATGGATGGCGTAGTCGATGTGCGTATGGCTGTACGTTTGTCGCAGTTGGGAGCATTAGGTGTCCTCAACTTAGAAGGTATCCAAACTCGCTATGCTGATCCAGATCCGATTTTAGATAAGATTGCTGCTGTAGGGAAAGATGAATTTGTTTCCCTAATGCAACAGCTGTATGCTGAACCAATAAAGCCGGAATTAATTGAAAAGCGTATTCAGGAAATTAAGCAACAAGGTGGTATTGCAGCAGTTAGTGCTACACCTGCCGGAGCCAGTAAATTTGGTGAGATAGTAGCCAAAGCTGGGGCAGATTTATTTTTTGTACAAGCTACTGTTGTTTCTACGGCACACCTCTCACCAGAGTCAATCGTACCTTTAGATTTAGCAGAATTTTGCCGTTCTATGCCCATCCCTGTGATCTTGGGGAATTGCGTCACCTACGAAGTGACTTTAGATCTATTGAAAGCAGGGGCGGCTGGTGTATTGGTAGGTATTGGCCCTGGTGCTGCTTGTACTTCACGCGGTGTATTAGGTGTAGGTGTACCACAAGCAACTGCGATCGCAGATTGTGCCGCCGCACGCGATGATTACTATCGGGAAACAGGTAACTACATACCGATCATTGCTGATGGTGGTTTAATCACTGGCGGTGACATTTGTAAGTGTATTGCTTGTGGCGCTGATGGCGTAATGATTGGTTCTCCCTTTGCCAGAGCCGCCGAAGCACCTGGACGAGGTTACCATTGGGGAATGGCAACTCCCAGCCCTGTACTGCCTCGTGGTACCCGCATTCGTGTTGCTACCACTGGTACCCTAGAGCAAATTCTCATCGGCCCCGCAGCACTTGATGATGGCACCCATAATCTTTTAGGAGCTTTAAAAACAAGTATGGGTACATTGGGAGCTAAAAACATCAAAGAAATGCAACAAGTTGAAGTTGTGATTGCTCCTTCCTTGCTAACTGAAGGTAAAGTTTACCAAAAAGCTCAACAATTAGGTATGGGTAAATAGAGGTTGAGGGATTAGGGACTGGGGAAAAGGAAGCAGCAGCGGCACACAGGAAAAGTGAAATAAATTTGATCATCAAATTTGCTGTTTCCTCTTCCTGCTGACAAATGCCAAAGATTAAATAAAAAATATGCCCCATGCCCCATGCCCTATGCCCTATGCCCCATGCCCTATATCCAATACTAATACCTAATCCCTAGTAGATATTTCAGGCAAATCCATCAGGAAATTTTTCCAGAGTCTTAAACAACCACTGGAAAAATTACATATGTCGCCTACAATAGAGATAGCGGAGACGCATGTTTCCGTTCACTCCTCACACCACACTCCGCCCGGACTACTGTTCGGGCGGTTCCTTATGTAAATAGAAATAAATTCTCAAGCTTCTTTGCAAATGTACATCCGTTCGCTTCCAAGCAACCGTTTTTGCTATGGTAGAATTTTCACGAAACGCAGAAATATAATTGGCAAGGTTTTTAGGCATGTCAGCAGCCGCACAAGTTACCGATTCTACCTTTAAGCAAGAAGTCATCGACAGTGAAGTACCTGTTTTAGTTGATTTTTGGGCACCCTGGTGTGGCCCCTGTCGGATGGTAGCCCCTGTTGTAGAAGAAATCGCCGCTCAGTACGAAGGTCAACTCAAGGTTGTAAAAGTCAACACTGATGAGAATCCTAATGTTGCTAGTCAGTACGGCATCCGCAGCATCCCCACATTAATGATTTTTAAAGGTGGGCAAAAAGTTGATATGGTCGTCGGTGCCGTGCCTAAAACTACATTAGCTAGCACATTGGAAAAGTATCTTTGAAACTTCATTGGTAATCAGAGCTTTCTGATTTTTCCATTTGCTCTTGCTTTTAGGTCAATTTTTGTAAAGTTTGAGAGGCGCGATGTTTCGCGTCTCAATAAAACTTTTTACATAGCTCAATCTGTATAAATTTACCGCAGCTAAATTTACTCTTTTATTGCTGTTGATACATTCCTACCACAGCGCGGCGGAAATCAACATTCCACATTCCTTGGGAAGCCCCGAGAAGGGGTCTAAAAATCACTGGGCACTTCATCAAGGGCAAACCCCTGACTGCGGACTCCGTAATCAATGCAGGGCGACCCTTTCTAATAGCAGCTGATCTATGCAGCGCTGTCTCACTGCTATGCGTCTACAAAAGCACCAAAAAGCCGATTGTCAAGGCTTTTAGAGTTGTTAATTCCATGTATACGTAAATCTGTCCGTAGAGTAGCGGTAAGAGCGCCTTGGTTGATAATTAGCCAAAGGTGCTTTTTGTTGCTATCCATAATAGGCGAGAAGGGAGATAAGAACGCAAGAGAGCAGAGGAGCAGAGGAGAAAGAAATCATGAACTTTTTGACTCAGGGCTTTTTCCAGTAAGCTAATCACGGTAAAAATTTGATTACCCAGCCTCTATTCTCTAAGCCCTGTTGCCTAGTCGGTCTATAAACAAAAATTTTTAGCGATCGGCGTAACGGCTACGTGAAGCAGCTGATAAATAGCACACCAAAATTAGATAAAATATAAAGCCATTGTGGCAGCAGTTATCATGACTTCATCTGCGTCGTTTGATACATTAGAGTCTCTACAGGCGGATATCGCTGAATTAATTGATCGGTTACCGACGTTAAAAAATCAGCAACTTATCAAACAGGCACTTGCTACTATAGTACGCCTGGCTGATAGTAACATTGAGCGCCTCGATTGGAAAATATTGTCTGCGGCTTTAGCAGACATGGAACGGGGTTTTCAACTTTTTTATGACTACCGACACGTTCGCAAAGTTACGATTTTTGGTTCGGCTCGTTTAGCGCCAGAAACCCCAGAATATAAAATGGCATTGCAGTTTGCTTCTGTTGTTTCTCAACTGGGATTTATGGTGATGACTGGCGGTGGTGGTGGAATCATGCAAGCTGGTCATGAAGGTGCTGGGCGCGAAAATTCTTTTGGTTTAAATATTCAGTTACCTTTTGAGCAGCAGGCGAACCCGTTTATTGAAGGTGATCCTAAGCTGATTAATTTTAAATATTTTTTCACCCGTAAACTATTTCTGTTAAAAGAAAGCGATGCTGTTGCTTTGTTTCCTGGTGGTTTTGGTACCCAAGATGAAGCTTTTGAGTGCATGACATTGAGCCAAACAGGTAAATTTGGCCCAGTACCTTTAGTTTTAATTGATCGCCCTGGTGGTGATTACTGGCGGTCTTGGAGTGATTATATAGACCAGCAACTAGTGCAAAAAGGTCTTGTTAGCCCTGAAGACCCTAGTCTTTATACAGTGACAGACAACCTAGATGTAGCTTGTAATGCGATTACCCGTTTTTACCAGGTTTATCACTCTAGTCGTTATGTGGGCGATCAGTTGGTGATTCGGCTGACAACAGATTTATCTAACACTGAGGTCGAAAAACTCAATGCTAGTTTCAGCGATATTCTAGTTAAAGGAAAGATTGAAAAAAGTCAAGCATTATCTCAAGAAGGACAAGATGAGACAGTTAATCTACCCCGTCTGGTTTTTTACTTCAATCAACGGGATTTAGGGCGCTTGTATCAAATGATTGCTGTTATCAATCAGATGGGTGTTCATACTGTAGAGGATACAGGACATCCAGAAAGGAAATAGTACTGAGATATGCAATTCAAAATTACACATTTATTTTGAAAATTTCTCAGATAGAGTTACTAAAGCTAGCAACTTCTAGAGTAGGGGTACAGCATCAATCAGATGTTTGTAGAGAACAAAATTTTGTTGGTGCTGTACCTTTAAGGTATATTTTATTGCTAATCATCATTGATAGATTTAATACTAATTCAAATAATGTTGGCAACATCCCAATAACTAATACCAATTCAAAATTAAGAATCTAGACAGAATCAGGCTTTGGCTCTGTTGATCTGTCACATTCTTTTTTCAAATTGGGATAAGTTGGGTTTTGTTCCTGAAACGCCACTGCACTGAAAACTGATAAACTCTGGAAATATTAATACTTGCAGCAGTCAGCTATTGTGCTTTTAAATAGCAAGGCTGAAAAATTTGCTTGTCATTAAGTTCCAGCTACGTAATTTTAGGTTACAGGCTCAAGTTTAACCTGATTGTGCTATGAATATTGAGAATTTATTCAGGTATTTACATTGCAATTTATTGGTATATACTGTGAGTCGCAGCCTTCAGCATATTGATAGTCAGTAACTTCTACAATGTGCTATTTAATGCTGCTTAAAAAGTTACATCTTATATATGTGATATATGTGATCTACCCTACTCCCTCATAGGGAAAACACCAGTTATTATGACTCCATGCTGATGAGCTTCACAAAAACTTGTATATTAGCACAGTAAATAACTTCATACATCCTGATAGAGGAACAAAGAATGCTGGAATTATTGAGTTCAGGTTTAGTATCGTTGTGGCTGGAAATGGCAGGATTACAAATTAAGCCTTTAGATGCTTTAGATGCATTGGCTTGGCAAAGTAGCCCTGGCTTAGTGCTAGCGCCTGATCCCAATCCAGCTAGCGCTAATACAGTTCAAGAGTATTTAAAAGGTTTAATTACATCAAAACTCATTGCACAAAATCTGACAGCAAGCCAGGGAATTTGGATGCAGTCAGGGCCTATGTTGATGGCTAATCATGAAGGAACAACACCTTTACCGGCTGCATCTTTAACTAAAATTGCTACCTCATTAGTTGCTTTTAAAACTTGGGGCCCAGATCATCAATTTGAGACTGTAATTAGTGCTACAGGGCCCGTTACGAATGGTGTATTGCAAGGTGATTTAGTAGTGAATGGCGGTGGCGATCCCATGATGGTTTGGGAAGAAGCGATCGCCATTGGTAATGCTCTCAATAAGATGGGTATTAAGCAGGTCAAGGGAAATTTGGTGATTACTGGCTCTTTTGCCATGAATTTTCAACGTCACCCCCTATTAGCAGGGCAATTATTTAAGCAAGCGCTAAATTCTGCTACTTGGACTCGTCCGGCGATTTACACATACTCAATTATGCCCAAGGGCACACCAAAACCCCAAGTAGCGATCGCAGGAACTGTAAAAGTTGAACCGCAAGCAAACCCACAACAAGCGGTGCTAATTCGTCATCTCTCTTTGCCTATGAGACAAATTATCAAAGAGATGAACGTTTATAGTAACAACGATATAGCAGAAATGCTTGCAGAGTCGGTAGGAGGTCATACTGTAGTTCAAGCTACTGCGGCAAAGCTAGCTAGAGTGCCAGAGGGAGAAATTCAGTTAATTAATGGTTCAGGATTAGGCCCAGAAAATCGCATCTCTCCCCGTGCTGTTTGTGCGATGTTAATGGCAATACAACAAGAATCAGTGGCTCGTAATCTCACTTTAGCGGATTTGTTTCCCATGTCTGGGTTCGATCACCGAGGCACGTTGCACGCTAGACATATGCCGGCGGGTACAGTGATGAAAACTGGAACTTTGCGAGATGTGAGTGCTTTAGCTGGTGTGATGCCAACACGCGATCGCGGTTTGGTTTGGTTTGCCATTATTAACCGTGGTAATAACGTCTCTGGTTTCCGTACTGGACAAGACCAACTCTTACAACGTTTGGTACAAAAATTGCAAGTAGCACCTCAAATCCCCGCAGCCCTAACTCCTCATTCCACCATCAACACCTTACCGGAACTCGGTGCCAATAGCCGCAATCAAATACTGTTCAAAAGTTAGTTATTTGTCCTTTATCATTTGTCTTTTGTCCTTTGTGTAATGACCAATGACCAATGACCAATAATTATTGCCCCTTCACTTTTTCTTGAGGAATAATTTCTGTAACTACCCTACCGCCACTATTGCCGCCTTTAACAACGATGTTTTCGGTTTGCAGATTACCTACCGCTGTTTCCCCGGCAAAATTTAATGGTGGATCAACTTGTCGATACACTACATTACCCTGCGCTTCTACTAATTTCTTGTCTAGATACCAAGTTAATGTTTGCGACTTTAAAGACTGGCGACGCTGACCAATAGCGTTGACATTGCCTGTTAAATAAACGGTTTTTTGTGGTATCTTCATTTCCCCTTGGTTTGCGGTTACTGTGACATTTTCCGCTTTATGAAAGACACGCACAGGTGAAGTAGTGGTGACAGTTTCGGTATTCATGTTCCAGTTCATAGAGTTACTAGCTATTTGCATTGGTGGGTCTAGTAATTCTAGCTGGGCATTTTTTGTCACCGTGGCAATTTTGGTTTTCAAATTAATTTCCGTAGCATTTCCTCGTCCACGGTCAGTAATTTGATTATTTTTGTAGCGGTCAATTTGTACGGGGCGATCGCCAATTAATTTTTCTTCTTTAATTTGCCAGATTAAATGCTCAGTTCGCATTTTTAATTGCGGATCTGTGGAGTTGGCGACTACCCCACCAGAAAATTCCATACGCTGTTCGCGGGTTTTAACTTTGGCTTCCTGGGCTACTGCTTGTAGTTTTTGATGAGTCCCGTTAATTTGGTTACGAACAATTAATAAATCTTCTTTGGGTCGCCATTCTAATTCATTACCTCGCAATACTATGCCATTACGAGGGTCTGTAGCCACTATTTTTCCTTTGAGAAATAGTTGCTTGCCATCTTGCTCAATATCTGCCCGTTCTGCTTTAATTTGGTATACTATTTTGCCATCTTGATACAGTTCACCATAGGGACTTTCTGCTTGACCAATTTGTTTTTCTTTGGTGTATTTTGCTTGTTTAGCATTGACTTTCCAAATTGGTCGCCCTACTTCATCAAACTGTTCAAAAGCTACATTAAAAAATGTCAAATTACTATCTGTATTTTGTCCAGATGTATCTGAGTTATTTGCTGGATTTTTAGTATTTCTCCCACTACAAGCAAATAACCCAACTATTAAAAATAATGTTAACGATAGACGATGCCAATTAACTTTGGTGTTTGTAGCATTTAGAGATGGGAATAAAAAGAATTGGGGGGAATATCTCTTATTTCCCCCCTCTTTGGCTAAACCACTGCTCCCTTGATGCTTATCTGCTTCCTGCTTCATTAATCTTGAATTTCTAAATGTCCGTCAGTCTCTCTTGGATCTTCCAAAAAGCCCATACTTGATAAAGGTCGATAGGGGTAGCTTTGGCGAGGCGTTTTTTGGATATCTTCTTTGATGGCTTCTAAATCAATATAGCGATCGCTAACATTAATTAAGCTGTCGCTAGTCATGGAACGCAAACTGACAACTTCTACCCTGACACCCCGATAACTAACTGAGTTGACGGCATAGGCTAAATCGCCGTCGCCACTGACTAAGACTGCTGTATCATAAGAATCAACTAAAGCCATCATGTCTACTGCAATTTCGACATCCAGATTGGCTTTTTTTGAGCCATCAGGTAGCTGTACTAAATCTTTAGCAATCACTCTATAGCCATTGCGACGCATCCATAAAAGAAACCCTTGTTGTTTCTCATTGGTGCGATCTACTCCTGTGTAGAAAAAAGCACGCAATAGTCTCGAACCGCCAGTTAATCGACACAGTAACTTAGTGTAATCAATTTCAATTCCTAGTTGTAGTGCTGCATAAAATAGATTTGAGCCATCAATAAATATGGCTACACGACCTCTATTCTCTAAAACTTGTTCCGGTGTAAATATTGAGTCATTTTCTAAATTATTCAACATTGATGTCATACCTCAGTTTTTATGCTTGTTATTTTTGATACTAAAAAAATAGTTTTCACAGGCAAGTTAGAACGGTTTATGATAATGTTCCGGGGCTAAATATTCAGTGCCCCGATATTTTTTTGACAAAATTAGAGATTGAACAAAATCAAAAATTCAAAGTACTAATTGTTTTTTGGCAGTTCTATCCGCTTAAATATTGGTTGGGGTGTACCCAACTGTTGTTTATCGGATAGTATGCCCCAGGTTGCATGAAGGCGAAAAGGGGCAGCATTGGCAACTTCTAGCTGATCGTTAAAGTTAATTCCAAAGCCCAATTGCTGATAAATATCGCTACTGAGATTCGGAATCACTGGGGATAGCAGATAAGCTGCTAGTCTAACTGATTCTAGAACTGCATACAGCACTTGTGCCAACTCTGGCTGCTGTCCTTGCTTATATAATGTCCAAGGGGCTTGTTCATCAATAAACTTATTACAAGCTTGCGCCAGCAAGAGAATTTCTGTGCAAGCTTGATTGAAAGCTAACATTTCGTAAGCATTTTTCACCTTTTCCCCTAAAGTTAGCCCAATCGCTTTTAAAGGATTGTCAGCCGGAATCGTCTCATGGGCAATTGATGGCACATTACCACCGCAGTACTTTTTCACCATGTTCAAGGTGCGATTGAGCAAATTGCCTAAATCATTTGCCAAATCTGCATTTAAAACATTGATGAATCTAACTTCATTAAAATCGCCATCTTTGCCAAATTCAATTTCCTTAAGGAAGTAATAACGAACAGCGTCACTACCATAGCGCTCGACTAGTTCTATGGGATCGAGGGTATTACCCAGACTTTTACCCATCTTCTGACCATCTTTGGTTAAGAAGCCATGCCCAAATACTTGCTGTGGTAATGGTACGCCAGCTGACATTAACATTGCTGGCCAGTACACTGCATGGAAGCGGAGAATATCCTTACCAATTAGGTGCAAATTCATTGGCCACCATTTGCTTAGGGCGTTGGCTAAAGTTGGCTCTGCATCGGGGTCTAATAATGCTGTGACATAACCCAGCAATGCATCAAACCAAACATAAAGAGTATGTTTAGGATCTACAGGTACAGGAAAACCCCAATCGAGATTCACTCGCGAAATCGAAAAGTCTTGCAACCCTTGGTTGACAAAGTTGAGGACTTCATTACGACGACTTGCAGGCTGAATAAAATCTGGTTGAGACTCGTACAGTTCTTGGAGTTGGGTTTGATATTTAGATAAGCGGAAGAAGTAGTTTTGTTCGTCGCGCCATTCAACTTCTTTGTTAGTATGAATTGGGCAACGATTTCCTTCTAGGAGTTCTCTTTCTTCTTTAAATTCTTCACAAGATACACAGTACCATCCTTTTTGTTGCCCCTGGTAGATATCGCCTGCTTGCCATACTCGATCAAAAAATTCCTTGACAATTGCTTCATGGCGAGTATCAGTAGTGCGAATAAAGCGATCGTATTTAATGTTTAGTAACTGCCACAGAGAAAAGAAGCTTTGAGATATTTCATCACAAAATTCTTGCGGTTCTTTGCCTAAATTTGCTGCGGAACGCTGAATTTTTTGCCCATGTTCATCTGTGCCTGTAATCAGCAGTACTTGATTCCCCAACAGTCTCTGAAACCTGGCAATCACATCTGCTGCCATTGTCGTATAAGCACTACCTACATGAGGGACATCGTTTACATAATATAGGGGAGTGGTGAGTGCGAATGTCTTTTCTGTTTTATTTATTAGATTCATGCAAAATAAAAAGCAACTTATTAAAACGTTTTATCTCTTACTTATGTCAGCAAAACCACGTAATTATATAACATTACTCCTGTTTTTTCAAATGACACCTTAATATTAGCAAATCTGGAGAGACCACAGTTTATTTTATGCCTGACATAAAGCCAGCTGATTTCTCCTAATTGATTTTAACTAGCTACTAACAATAGTTAGTAATGCTTTTTATCGCACTTATTGTGGCTAAAAACACAAAAAACTAGACTCAGAAAATATCGTTGTTTTTGATAATTAGACATTTCTACCTTAAGACGGTCGTGATAGGAGTGAAGAAATGTAAATCTTAAGTCAAGATCAGCTGCGATATTTTCAGAAAAATATATTGATTTTTATGAGTCTAAATAGCCCTCTAGACATTTCTCGTTGGTCATTAGCGGCATTATCAACGCAAATGTTTCGCTATTATGAGAATCGGATTCCTCATGACGCTAGTGTGTTAGTTGTCAGCAATCACCGCAGTTTTATGGATGCTTTAGTATTAATGGCAGCGCTATCGCGTCCTATCCGCTTTGCTTGCCATCACTACATGGGACAAGTACCAATTATGCGGGAATTGGTAACCAGCCAATTGGGTTGCTTTCCTTTGGAGGATATCAAACATCGACAACAGAGCTTTTTTGCTCAATCTCAGGTACTATTGCAATCCCAGCAAATGGTAGGGGTGTTTCCTGAAGGCACTGCACCAATGGTAAAATCTACCCAACCAAATCAATTAGGCGAATTTCAGCGTGGATTTGCCCATTTGGCATTACGAGCATCTGTGAGAGACTTGGCAATTCTGCCCATTGCGATCGCCTCTCTAGAAGAAGTAAATACCTCTGGTGTACCTTTAAGGTTGTTGAGTTTGTTTGACCCTTCAGAAGCCTTATTTAATCAACCGGGTTGGCATCCTTTGGTCATTTATCGTCGGGTTGCTGTGTTAATTGGTAATCCTTATTGGATTAAGCCCCAACATCAAAAACAATATCAAAGAAAACAAGCCAAAACTGTTGTTAATGAACTGACAGAACACTGTCATTGTGAAATTGCCAATCTGTTAAGACAAGGTTGTTATTAAAATATCTCGCAGTGTGGATGGATCAACTAACCATCCACTAAATAATAACGATTGCCTCTATAGATTTCAGAGCAATTTATCCGCTAGAGTCAAATCTGTTTATTGATACCACTCTCTTAAATCATCTGTCAAGGAGTTCTAAATTTGTGAATTTCTTAATCTTAGGTCGGCGGAATAAATCTATTAATTGCAAAGTTGAAGTTTATCTGGAATTTTGTGCATAAAGCTACGATTTTTAGATAATTTTGAATGTGATAGAACAAATTAAACCAAGCAATGGCTCAAACTTAAAACATATTGAGCTTTTACAAGGTAAATTTTAGAAAACCAACAAAATTAATTAAAATTTGACAATGCTGGAAGTTGAGTTAAAGCCGTGTTTCCTGACTCCTAAGCGCATACAGCCTCAGTATCCCCTGTTTGTATATTTGCCAGGAATGGATGGCACAGGTCAACTATTGCGATCGCAAACTGCTGGGTTAGAAGTTGGTTTTGATGTCCGCTGCTTGGCGATCCCCAGACAAGACCTTACCACCTGGGATATTCTTACCAAGAATGTATTGGATTTAATCCATGCTGAATTAGAAAAAAGCGCCCAGAGGCCAGTATATCTATGTGGAGAGTCATTTGGCGGCTGTTTAGCGATGAAAGTAGCTATTCAAGCGCCACATCTGTTTAAGCGGATTATCCTGATTAACCCAGCTTCTAGCTTTCATTTACGTCCTTGGTTAACTTGGACATCGCAACTAACTAACTTAGTGCATCCTTGTCTTTATGAAGTCGGCGCACTAGCATTATTACCATTTTTAGCATCCCTACAACGGATGACCAGAAGCGATCGCCAAGAACTACTCAAAAGTATGCGTTCTGTACCACCAGAGACAGTAATGTGGCGATTATCTTTGTTGCGAGAGTTTGATGTTAAAGAAGAACAGTTACGTTATCTCACCCAACCAGCATTACTTATCGGCGGTGGACAGGATCGGCTTTTACCTTCTGTAGAAGAAGTAAAAAGATTAAATACTATCTTAATTAACAGTAAAAAGGTAATTTTACCTCATAGTGGGCACGCCTGTTTATTAGAAAGCGATACTAATCTCTATGAAATTATGAAAGTAAATAATTTCATAGAAAATAGTGCTGAGGTAATTGAATCATTTCAACTTAAAAATGCTGTCAGGTAATGTGTAAATAAAGTTGCATTTCTCCAGCCAGGAGATGCAACTAATGTCATTAATCAAGAGTCATATTTAATGGATCTTCTTTATCGAGTTCAAGGAATTGAATTTGAATGGGATAATAACAAAGAAAAAATCAACATTGAAAAACATGGAGTTACATTTGAAGAAGCTACAGAAGTTTTCTTTGACCCGTTCTATCAAACAGGTGATGCTTCTGCTAATGATGAGCAACGTGATTTTATCATTGGTTATTCTTTCACTAGTCGTCTGTTATTAGTGGTTTATGTAGAAAGAGGTAAGCGTACCCGTATAATTTCTGCCCGTCCTACTACTCGTACTGAAAGAAAATTATATGAACAAGCCTGAAGAATTTCAATTACACTTAAGACCTCGCCCAGTAGA contains the following coding sequences:
- the trxA gene encoding thioredoxin, encoding MSAAAQVTDSTFKQEVIDSEVPVLVDFWAPWCGPCRMVAPVVEEIAAQYEGQLKVVKVNTDENPNVASQYGIRSIPTLMIFKGGQKVDMVVGAVPKTTLASTLEKYL
- a CDS encoding NYN domain-containing protein encodes the protein MLNNLENDSIFTPEQVLENRGRVAIFIDGSNLFYAALQLGIEIDYTKLLCRLTGGSRLLRAFFYTGVDRTNEKQQGFLLWMRRNGYRVIAKDLVQLPDGSKKANLDVEIAVDMMALVDSYDTAVLVSGDGDLAYAVNSVSYRGVRVEVVSLRSMTSDSLINVSDRYIDLEAIKEDIQKTPRQSYPYRPLSSMGFLEDPRETDGHLEIQD
- a CDS encoding LOG family protein — encoded protein: MTSSASFDTLESLQADIAELIDRLPTLKNQQLIKQALATIVRLADSNIERLDWKILSAALADMERGFQLFYDYRHVRKVTIFGSARLAPETPEYKMALQFASVVSQLGFMVMTGGGGGIMQAGHEGAGRENSFGLNIQLPFEQQANPFIEGDPKLINFKYFFTRKLFLLKESDAVALFPGGFGTQDEAFECMTLSQTGKFGPVPLVLIDRPGGDYWRSWSDYIDQQLVQKGLVSPEDPSLYTVTDNLDVACNAITRFYQVYHSSRYVGDQLVIRLTTDLSNTEVEKLNASFSDILVKGKIEKSQALSQEGQDETVNLPRLVFYFNQRDLGRLYQMIAVINQMGVHTVEDTGHPERK
- the lptC gene encoding LPS export ABC transporter periplasmic protein LptC codes for the protein MKQEADKHQGSSGLAKEGGNKRYSPQFFLFPSLNATNTKVNWHRLSLTLFLIVGLFACSGRNTKNPANNSDTSGQNTDSNLTFFNVAFEQFDEVGRPIWKVNAKQAKYTKEKQIGQAESPYGELYQDGKIVYQIKAERADIEQDGKQLFLKGKIVATDPRNGIVLRGNELEWRPKEDLLIVRNQINGTHQKLQAVAQEAKVKTREQRMEFSGGVVANSTDPQLKMRTEHLIWQIKEEKLIGDRPVQIDRYKNNQITDRGRGNATEINLKTKIATVTKNAQLELLDPPMQIASNSMNWNMNTETVTTTSPVRVFHKAENVTVTANQGEMKIPQKTVYLTGNVNAIGQRRQSLKSQTLTWYLDKKLVEAQGNVVYRQVDPPLNFAGETAVGNLQTENIVVKGGNSGGRVVTEIIPQEKVKGQ
- a CDS encoding GuaB3 family IMP dehydrogenase-related protein, with the translated sequence MDIQLGRGKTARRAYGIDEIALVPGRGTLDPSLADTKWRIGNIEREIPIIASAMDGVVDVRMAVRLSQLGALGVLNLEGIQTRYADPDPILDKIAAVGKDEFVSLMQQLYAEPIKPELIEKRIQEIKQQGGIAAVSATPAGASKFGEIVAKAGADLFFVQATVVSTAHLSPESIVPLDLAEFCRSMPIPVILGNCVTYEVTLDLLKAGAAGVLVGIGPGAACTSRGVLGVGVPQATAIADCAAARDDYYRETGNYIPIIADGGLITGGDICKCIACGADGVMIGSPFARAAEAPGRGYHWGMATPSPVLPRGTRIRVATTGTLEQILIGPAALDDGTHNLLGALKTSMGTLGAKNIKEMQQVEVVIAPSLLTEGKVYQKAQQLGMGK
- a CDS encoding D-alanyl-D-alanine carboxypeptidase, with translation MLELLSSGLVSLWLEMAGLQIKPLDALDALAWQSSPGLVLAPDPNPASANTVQEYLKGLITSKLIAQNLTASQGIWMQSGPMLMANHEGTTPLPAASLTKIATSLVAFKTWGPDHQFETVISATGPVTNGVLQGDLVVNGGGDPMMVWEEAIAIGNALNKMGIKQVKGNLVITGSFAMNFQRHPLLAGQLFKQALNSATWTRPAIYTYSIMPKGTPKPQVAIAGTVKVEPQANPQQAVLIRHLSLPMRQIIKEMNVYSNNDIAEMLAESVGGHTVVQATAAKLARVPEGEIQLINGSGLGPENRISPRAVCAMLMAIQQESVARNLTLADLFPMSGFDHRGTLHARHMPAGTVMKTGTLRDVSALAGVMPTRDRGLVWFAIINRGNNVSGFRTGQDQLLQRLVQKLQVAPQIPAALTPHSTINTLPELGANSRNQILFKS